One window of the Strix uralensis isolate ZFMK-TIS-50842 chromosome 3, bStrUra1, whole genome shotgun sequence genome contains the following:
- the RSAD2 gene encoding S-adenosylmethionine-dependent nucleotide dehydratase RSAD2, whose protein sequence is MPLGLLVRLPLAVARAVLAALRGRLGALCWSLAPLSLPLPLPLPLPLPLPLPLPGRRRVSAPSPAAPAGPRRERDDASPTPTSVNYHFTRQCNYKCGFCFHTAKTSFVLPLEEAKRGLAMLKEAGMEKINFSGGEPFLQDRGEFVGKLVQFCKQELKLPSVSIVSNGSLIRERWFKKYGEYLDILAISCDSFDEDVNVLIGRGQGNKNHVENLHKLRQWCREYAVAFKINSVINRFNVEEDMNEQIKALNPVRWKVFQCLLIEGENTGEDALREAEKFVISDEDFEQFLDRHKDVSCLVPESNQKMRDSYLILDEYMRFLNCRKGRKEPSKSILDVGVQAAIKFSGFDEKMFLKRGGKYVWSKADMKLDW, encoded by the exons atGCCCCTGGGCTTGCTGGTCCGGCTGCCGCTGGCGGTGGCGCGGGCGGTGCTGGCGGCGCTGCGCGGGCGGCTGGGCGCGCTGTGCTGGAGCCTAgcgcccctctccctgcccctgcccctgcccctgcccctgcccctgcccctgcccctgcccctgcccggccggcggcgggtctcggcccccagccccgccgccccggcgggacCCCGGCGGGAGCGGGACGACGCGTCCCCGACGCCCACCAGCGTCAATTACCACTTCACCCGGCAGTGCAACTACAAGTGCGGCTTCTGCTTCCACACGGCCAAGACCTCCTTCGTGCTGCCCCTGGAGGAGGCCAAGCGGGGGCTGGCGATGCTCAAGGAGGCGG gaatggagaaaataaatttctcGGGAGGAGAACCGTTTCTTCAGGACAGAGGCGAATTTGTAGGCAAACTGGTCCAGTTTTGCAAGCAGGAGTTGAAGCTGCCAAGTGTCAGCATTGTTAGCAACGGCAGCCTGATTAGAGAGCGGTGGTTCAAGAAGTACG gtGAATATTTAGACATTCTGGCAATTTCATGTGATAGTTTTGATGAGGATGTCAACGTTTTAATTGGCCGTGGTCAAGGAAACAAGAACCATGTGGAAAATCTGCATAAACTGAGACAGTGGTGCCGAGAGTATGCTgttgctttcaaaataaattcagtgaTCAACAGATTTAATGTTGAGGAAGATATGAATGAGCAGATCAAGGCACTCAATCCCGTGCGCTGGAAG GTATTCCAGTGCCTGCTCATCGAAGGGGAGAACACTGGTGAGGATGCCCtgagagaagcagagaaatttGTTATCAGCGATGAAGACTTTGAACAATTCCTGGATCGCCACAAAGATGTCTCCTGTTTGGTACCTGAATCTAATCAGAAG ATGAGAGATTCGTACCTCATTCTGGATGAATAT ATGCGTTTTCTAAACTGCAGAAAGGGACGGAAAGAGCCTTCCAAGTCTATCCTAGATGTTGGTGTACAAGCAGCTATAAAATTCAGTGGATTTGATGAAAAGATGTTcctaaaaagaggaggaaagtatGTGTGGAGTAAAGCAGACATGAAATTGGACTGGTAA
- the CMPK2 gene encoding UMP-CMP kinase 2, mitochondrial, whose amino-acid sequence MLRRCAAGPPGPGSPRRVLPPAAPAVRARLRECAARIPEAGALLDLLEKCPEHQKKGGFPVVVFEGLDATGKTTVTQSVKDTLNGILLSSPPACISQWRTIFDDEPAPVKRAFYAAGNYILASEIAKASTQAPVIIDRYWHSTAAYTIATEINGKVQDLPPANDKVYQWPEDLLKPDLVLLLTVDPEERVQRLQRRGLEKTKEEAELEANSLFRQRVEESYRRMVNPACQEVDASPSKEEVLKTVLQLIKKHCAL is encoded by the exons ATGCTGcggcgctgcgccgcggggccgccgggccccgGGTCTCCCCGCCGCGTCCTGCCGCCCGCCGCACCCGCCGTCCGCGCCCGCCTGCGGGAG TGCGCGGCGCGTATCCCGGAGGCTGGAGCCCTACTCGACCTGCTGGAGAAATGTCCTGAGCACCAGAAGAAGGGGGGTTTTCCCGTCGTAGTTTTTGAGGGGCTGGATGCCACAG GCAAAACCACTGTAACCCAGTCTGTTAAGGACACCCTCAATGGCATTCTGCTAAGTTCCCCACCAGCTTGCATCAGCCAGTGGAGGACAATATTTGATGATGAGCCAGCACCCGTTAAAAGAGCATTTTATGCTGCGGGCAACTACATTCTTGCTTCAGAAATAGCAAAAGCATCCACTCAGGCACCGGTGATCATAGACAG ATATTGGCACAGCACAGCTGCCTACACAAttgccactgaaataaatgggaaaGTCCAGGATCTTCCACCGGCTAACGACAAGGTGTACCAGTGGCCTGAGGATCTGCTTAAACCCGATCTTGTTCTTCTCCTGACTGTTGACCCTGAGGAACGAGTTCAGAGACTTCAGCGTCGGGGGCTGGAGAAAACAAAGGAGGAAGCTGAGCTGGAAGCTAATAGCTTGTTTCGCCAAAG agtTGAAGAGTCCTACAGAAGGATGGTGAATCCTGCATGCCAAGAGGTTGATGCCAGCCCCTCCAAGGAAGAAGTTCTCAAGACAGTGCTACAGCTAATTAAGAAACACTGTGCTTTGTGA